The region CCTACCAGCAGGCAGAGCAGAGTCGCTCCCCCGGCCATCAGCAGGGATTGCAAAAGCATGGTTCCAAGTGCCGGCTGGAACAGACGGTAGTAACTCGCCAGTGAAAAGACCGGCTGGATGAAGTCGTCAGTATGCCGACTCATGAAACTGACCCCCAGAAGCATAACTGTGGGCACAATTCCGAATACGGTAATCCATCCGAGCACGCCTCCGATAATGAAGCGCTTAAACAGGAGCTTATCCTTCATGGGGCAAGACTACCTCCCAGCCTTCAAACCAGCCGACAGCGACGCGGTCTCCTTTGTGAAAGTAGAGAGTCTCGGCGTCTTCGTCGAAAAATTCTGATACCAGTATTTGTTTCCCGTCATCGAGAGTGATGTCCAAATCGTAAGTCGCACCTTTATAGTAGGTGTGTTCCACTTTTCCTTTAAGCAGGGCTTTGTTGAATTTTTCCGCAAGTTCCGGGTCATCCTCGACTTCACGCATGACTTCTACCCGGAAATCTTCCGGCCTTAACAGGACATGTATCCTGTCTCCTTCGGAAAAGTTACGATTTGACCTGACTGTTACCGGGACTCCTTCTATCTCCGCCTGAAATCCGGAATCCGTTTTTGCGGTGATGAATCCGCCAAGGATATTGATTTCACCGACAAAACGGGCAACGTAAAGGTTGACCGGATTTTCATATATTTCACGCGGTGTGCCGATCTGCTCTATGCGTCCTTTATTCATGACCACCACCCGGTCGGACATGGTAAAAGCCTCTTCCTGATCGTGGGTAACAAGAATGAAGGTGATTCCGAGGGTCCGCTGAAGTTCCTTCAGTTCTTTCTGCATTTCTTTGCGCAGGCGGTAATCAAGAGCGGACATGGGCTCATCAAGGAGCAGTACTCGCGGTTTATTGACGATGGCGCGGGCTATGGCAACCCGCTGCTGCTGGCCGCCGGAGAGTTCTTCCGGCAGGCGATTTCCCATTTTTTCAAGACGCACCAGTTTGAGGGCAATCTCAACTTCACGGTCAATGTCGGCCTTGTTTTTACCGGCTATTTTAAGACCGAAGGCAACATTCTCGTACACACTCATATGGGGAAACAGGGCGTAGCTCTGAAATACGGTATTGACCGGGCGTGATTCCGGCTCAACTCCGGCCATTGATCTACCGTCGAGATGGATTGTGCCTTCGTCAGCTTCTTCAAAGCCGCCGATAAGACGCAGTACAGTGGTCTTCCCGCAGCCGGAAGGCCCCAGGAGAGTTAAAAATTCCCCATCTCCAATGGACAGAGACAGTTGTGAAACAGCAATATCCCCGCCAAATGATTTTGAGACATCAGATAATTCAATGACCTTGATCATCATCACTTCCTTTTACCATGTATCGTCACCTCCGAAATTCATCTCGTCTTCAAGAGTGTAGTTGTGTATTTTGATGCGAATTTCTTCTTCATCTTCAGTTATGAGTCCCTGCACGCTGACCCATCTATCAATATAGTTTGAGAGTATTTTGCTGAATTCATCGTTTTCGATGTTGAATTCCTCTTCTCCGTCCACAAGCAGAACGATTTCGGAAACGATATCTTCGTCCCAGCTTGATGGAAGAATCTGTCCGTACAGCGAGTCCTGATATGTCTCGGTGCCCATATTCCCCCCCGTGGTTATTGGTGCTGATCTTCAGCGTTTTCAGTGGCTAGGTCGTAGCGGTAGACCAAGCCTCCGTTTTCAGGAACCAACTGTTTCATGTACCGCTGTTCATGGACAAAGTAGTTCGCTTCGCAAAATATGCGTGCTGATTCAAAAGCACGGCCCGGTTTCGTTT is a window of Maridesulfovibrio sp. DNA encoding:
- the potA gene encoding spermidine/putrescine ABC transporter ATP-binding protein PotA, encoding MMIKVIELSDVSKSFGGDIAVSQLSLSIGDGEFLTLLGPSGCGKTTVLRLIGGFEEADEGTIHLDGRSMAGVEPESRPVNTVFQSYALFPHMSVYENVAFGLKIAGKNKADIDREVEIALKLVRLEKMGNRLPEELSGGQQQRVAIARAIVNKPRVLLLDEPMSALDYRLRKEMQKELKELQRTLGITFILVTHDQEEAFTMSDRVVVMNKGRIEQIGTPREIYENPVNLYVARFVGEINILGGFITAKTDSGFQAEIEGVPVTVRSNRNFSEGDRIHVLLRPEDFRVEVMREVEDDPELAEKFNKALLKGKVEHTYYKGATYDLDITLDDGKQILVSEFFDEDAETLYFHKGDRVAVGWFEGWEVVLPHEG